A region of the Variovorax sp. 54 genome:
GCCGGCCAAGCCCTGTACATCGGCACTTCACACCGATGGGATAATTGAATGTTGATTTTCGGTAAAGCAAACTTTTTTCTACATGCAGGGAGCCCCATGATCCTGGTTACCGGCGGCGCAGGCTTCATTGGCGCCAATTTCGTACTCGACTGGATCGCGCAGGGCGGCGAGCCCGTCGTGAACCTCGACAAGCTGACCTACGCAGGCAACCTCGAGACCCTCGCATCGCTCAAGGGCAACGCGAACCACGTCTTCGTGCAAGGCGACATCGGCGACAGCGCGCTGCTCGACCGCCTGCTGGCCGAGCACAAACCGCGTGCCGTCGTGAACTTTGCCGCGGAATCGCACGTCGACCGTTCGATCCACGGCCCGGAAGACTTCGTGCAGACCAACGTGCTCGGCACCTTCCGCCTGCTCGAATCGGTGCGCGGTTACTGGAACGCCCTTCCGGCCGACCAGAAGGCGGCCTTCCGCTTCCTGCATGTGTCGACCGACGAGGTCTACGGCTCGCTCTCCAAGACCGATCCGGCCTTCACTGAAGAGAACAAGTACGAGCCCAACAGCCCGTACTCGGCCAGCAAGGCCGCCAGCGACCACCTCGTGCGCGCCTGGCACCACACCTACGGCCTGCCGGTGGTCACCACCAACTGCTCGAACAACTACGGCCCGTTCCACTTCCCCGAG
Encoded here:
- the rfbB gene encoding dTDP-glucose 4,6-dehydratase — its product is MILVTGGAGFIGANFVLDWIAQGGEPVVNLDKLTYAGNLETLASLKGNANHVFVQGDIGDSALLDRLLAEHKPRAVVNFAAESHVDRSIHGPEDFVQTNVLGTFRLLESVRGYWNALPADQKAAFRFLHVSTDEVYGSLSKTDPAFTEENKYEPNSPYSASKAASDHLVRAWHHTYGLPVVTTNCSNNYGPFHFPEKLIPLMIVNALAGKNLPVYGDGMQVRDWLYVKDHCSAIRRVLEAGRLGETYNVGGWNEKPNIEIVNTVCALLDELSPRADGKPYKEQITYVTDRPGHDRRYAIDARKLEAELGWKPAETFDTGIRKTVEWYLANGEWVRNVQSGAYREWVEKQYDATTAKAGA